Genomic segment of Pseudomonadota bacterium:
AGTTGATGCTAATCAAAGTCAGCGCCGGCGGCACGGCGCGCGAAGAGCTCAAGCGCCTGGTCGATATCTTCCGCGGGCGGATCATCGACGTCACCAACACCATCTACGTCATCGAGCTGACCGGCACCAGCGAGAAGCTGGACGCCTTTGTCAACGGCCTCGACAGGAAGCTCATTGTCGAAGTCGTGCGCTCGGGGGTTTCCGGCATCGCGCGCGGCGAAAA
This window contains:
- the ilvN gene encoding acetolactate synthase small subunit, with the translated sequence LMLIKVSAGGTAREELKRLVDIFRGRIIDVTNTIYVIELTGTSEKLDAFVNGLDRKLIVEVVRSGVSGIARGEKSLRI